From Bacillus basilensis, a single genomic window includes:
- a CDS encoding amino acid deaminase/aldolase: protein MDRGIFKEVPLPCAFLDEVALDRNIQSIIELSGNKKIRIASKSLRSVSVMKKILAANDRFQGIMCFSPREALFLLEQGFNDLLLGYPAYDERALHEISLLTKQGLIITCMVDCEDHIVYLEKIAEKSKGCFRVCLDIDMSSCFLKFHFGVKRSPVKDGQGALKIVKRVKESSFLILDGVMGYEAQIAGVGDHIPNQRVKSKVISYLKKKSVLEVKERRGHIVKEIQNLGIELRFVNGGGTGSIKTTEKDNSVSEITIGSAFYAPKLFDYYKEVKFHPAVGFALPVVRKPAPTIYTCLGGGYIASGAIGKDKEPEVWRPDGAKLVALEGAGEVQTPIFYNGEERVEIGDSILFRHSKAGELCERFPFLYRVKEGEIVGEYSTYRGDGQCFL from the coding sequence GTGGATCGAGGGATTTTTAAAGAAGTTCCATTACCGTGTGCATTTTTGGATGAAGTGGCTTTAGATAGAAATATTCAATCGATTATAGAACTAAGTGGGAATAAAAAGATTCGTATCGCGAGTAAATCGTTACGTTCTGTTTCGGTTATGAAAAAGATTTTAGCTGCAAATGATCGATTTCAAGGTATTATGTGTTTTTCACCTAGGGAAGCTTTGTTTTTACTTGAACAAGGATTCAATGACTTATTGCTCGGGTATCCTGCTTATGATGAAAGAGCGTTACATGAAATAAGTTTGTTAACAAAGCAAGGGCTCATTATAACTTGTATGGTGGATTGTGAAGATCATATTGTTTATTTAGAAAAAATTGCTGAGAAGTCTAAAGGGTGTTTTCGTGTTTGTTTGGATATTGATATGAGTAGTTGTTTTTTAAAGTTTCATTTTGGAGTCAAAAGATCACCGGTAAAAGATGGGCAAGGTGCTTTGAAAATAGTAAAAAGGGTGAAAGAATCATCATTTTTAATACTAGATGGTGTAATGGGATATGAAGCCCAAATTGCTGGGGTAGGAGATCACATACCGAATCAACGAGTGAAAAGTAAAGTAATTTCGTATTTGAAGAAGAAATCGGTGTTAGAGGTTAAAGAGAGAAGGGGACATATCGTAAAAGAAATACAAAATCTAGGCATTGAACTAAGGTTTGTAAATGGGGGAGGCACAGGAAGTATAAAAACAACCGAGAAAGATAATTCAGTTTCAGAGATTACGATAGGTTCTGCTTTTTACGCTCCGAAACTGTTTGATTATTATAAAGAGGTCAAATTTCATCCAGCTGTCGGATTTGCTTTACCAGTTGTGCGTAAACCAGCTCCAACTATTTACACTTGTCTAGGTGGTGGATATATTGCCTCAGGCGCAATTGGGAAAGATAAAGAACCTGAGGTTTGGAGGCCTGATGGTGCAAAATTAGTAGCTTTAGAAGGTGCTGGCGAGGTACAAACACCAATTTTTTATAACGGCGAGGAACGAGTAGAGATAGGAGATTCTATCTTGTTTCGCCATAGTAAAGCTGGAGAGTTATGTGAGCGCTTTCCTTTTTTATATCGTGTGAAAGAAGGAGAGATTGTTGGGGAGTATTCAACATATCGGGGGGATGGCCAATGCTTTCTATAA